The Triplophysa rosa linkage group LG25, Trosa_1v2, whole genome shotgun sequence genome window below encodes:
- the LOC130548874 gene encoding piggyBac transposable element-derived protein 4-like produces MNDGKEKNSPGLINTSAATEENSQEFISINTNDVKEQNSPDFINANDVKQENSPDFIHANDVKQENSPGFINANNVREKNSQEFISINTNEVKEQNSPDFINANDVKEQNSPDFINANDVREENSQDFINTNDVEDEMMESEDSSDRESVAFSEDSEEMTVESLRKDELSESSDSSDEVLNPEVTPQKRKRPFPEKSVDLFSSPATIPVVKWRGKRRSLNRLPAEFQLNASELKWNSMDKPDNEPRQPVFKPIQPPGPQVVCSPSCRPLQYFELFFTRSVLQTIVDHTNIYAAQNFKRGENQWRDTSVQEFKSFLAMVIYMGLLKCSSLEDYWKTSNIYRLPFPNRIMSGKRFVSISAALHLSDPKVDAANEEKKGTDEYDRLCKIKPLYQDIQEACKNSFQPFQNISIDERMVASKARNGLKQYMKNKPTKWGYKLFVLADSLSGYTWDFFVYQGKSVLRQGKGVGYDTVMRLANEKLLGSGYKLFVDNFFTSPSLFEDLLRKKIWACGTLRANRINHSKTPAPRGNIRWFRDNKLLFVEWKDRRDVLMCSTFHKAFNGDTVKRKVKGEKTGRSIKDFPVPAAVLDYNKHMGGVDLSDALIGYYKVLHKTRKWYRTFFYHFVDIAVVNAFILHKHVAKEKNEKLMTQKEFREGLCSDLAKAGSCYSEVTPTPELLHLPKYISDDGTIGRRKCRNCYLKTPIECVLCEMPLCFVSTRQCFTDWHESKAAEAECSDSVGKISKAQKRKMNSAKTGVDNTWMEPVEKL; encoded by the exons ATGAACGACGGCAAAGAAAAAAACTCGCCGGGTTTGATCAACACGAGCGCCGCAACAGAGGAAAACTCGCAGGAGTTTATCAGCATTAACACGAACGATGTAAAAGAGCAGAACTCGCCCGATTTTATAAACGCGAACGATGTTAAACAGGAAAACTCGCCCGATTTTATACACGCGAACGATGTTAAACAGGAAAACTCGCCCGGTTTTATAAACGCGAACAATGTAAGAGAGAAAAACTCTCAGGAGTTTATCAGCATTAACACGAACGAAGTAAAAGAGCAGAACTCACCCGATTTTATAAACGCGAACGATGTAAAAGAGCAGAACTCACCCGATTTTATAAACGCGAACGATGTAAGAGAGGAAAACTCGCAGGATTTTATAAATACGAATGATGTAGAAGACGAGATGATGGAGTCTGAGGATTCATCTGATCGGGAGAGCGTCGCTTTCAGCGAGGACTCTGAAGAGATGACCGTCGAATCTCTACGGAAAGA TGAGCTCTCGGAATCCAGCGACTCATCAGATGAGGTCTTAAATCCAGAGGTAACCccacaaaaaagaaagagaccTTTTCCAGAAAAGTCTGTGGACTTATTTTCATCACCCGCTACTATACCAGTTGTCAAATGGAGAGGCAAGAGAAGGAGCCTGAACCGATTGCCTGCAGAGTTTCAACTAAACGCCTCAGAGTTGAAGTGGAACAGCATGGATAAACCTGATAATGAGCCGCGCCAACCGGTCTTCAAACCCATCCAACCACCTGGACCACAGGTGGTCTGCAGCCCATCCTGCAGACCTCTGCAATATTTCGAATTGTTCTTTACGAGGTCGGTCCTTCAGACGATCGTTGATCATACTAACATTTACGCAGCACAAAACTTCAAAAGGGGAGAAAATCAATGGCGGGACACTTCCGTACAAGAATTTAAGTCATTCCTGGCAATGGTGATCTACATGGGGCTGCTAAAATGCTCCTCGCTAGAAGACTACTGGAAAACCTCCAACATCTACCGTCTGCCCTTCCCTAACCGAATCATGTCCGGTAAGAGATTTGTATCCATATCCGCTGCTCTGCACCTCAGTGATCCCAAAGTAGATGCAGCGAATGAAGAGAAGAAGGGAACAGATGAATACGATCGTCTGTGTAAAATCAAACCGCTGTATCAGGACATTCAAGAAGCCTGCAAGAACTCATTCCAGCCCTTTCAGAACATCTCCATCGATGAGAGAATGGTAGCATCAAAGGCTAGAAATGGACTCAAACAATATATGAAAAACAAACCGACGAAATGGGGCTACAAACTCTTTGTTCTGGCAGATTCGCTCTCTGGCTACACGTGGGACTTCTTCGTATACCAGGGAAAGTCAGTTTTAAGGCAAGGCAAGGGGGTTGGCTACGATACTGTCATGAGGTTGGCAAATGAAAAGTTGTTGGGTTCTGGCTACAAGCTGTTCGTCGACAACTTTTTCACCAGCCCTTCGCTGTTCGAGGACCTCCTGAGAAAGAAGATTTGGGCTTGTGGGACTCTTCGTGCAAACAGGATAAACCACTCGAAAACACCAGCTCCTCGTGGCAACATACGCTGGTTCAGAGATAACAAACTTCTGTTCGTCGAGTGGAAGGACAGAAGAGACGTGCTGATGTGCTCCACCTTTCATAAAGCATTCAATGGTGACACAGTGAAGAGGAAGGTGAAGGGAGAGAAAACAGGTCGGAGCATTAAGGACTTCCCGGTTCCAGCTGCTGTGCTGGACTACAATAA GCACATGGGTGGAGTGGATCTGTCTGACGCACTCATTGGATATTACAAAGTCCTACATAAAACAAGAAAGTGGTATCGGACCTTCTTCTACCACTTTGTGGACATTGCTGTGGTAAACGCCTTCATTTTACATAAGCACGTGGCCAAGGAAAAGAACGAGAAGCTGATGACCCAGAAGGAGTTCCGGGAGGGTCTATGCTCAGATCTCGCGAAAGCAGGCAGTTGTTACTCTGAAGTTACTCCCACTCCTGAACTTTTACACCTGCCCAAGTACATCAGTGATGATGGCACTATCGGAAGGCGGAAATGCAGAAATTGCTACCTTAAAACTCCGATCGAGTGTGTGCTTTGCGAGATGCCATTGTGCTTTGTTTCTACACGCCAATGCTTTACCGACTGGCATGAATCCAAAGCTGCTGAAGCAGAGTGCAGCGATTCTGTTGGAAAGATATCAAAAGCACAAAAAAGAAAGATGAACTCAGCAAAAACCGGTGTGGATAACACCTGGATGGAGCCTGTGGAGAAGTTATAG
- the LOC130548875 gene encoding piggyBac transposable element-derived protein 4-like: MSDVEDDMIGSDDQSDLDSVASSGNSDEMTVDPLLDDELSDANNSTEEVWTPEVTPKKRKRPSPGKSADSFSSPATIPVVKWRGKRRSLNRSPAEFQLNTSALKWNSMDEPDDEPRQPVFKPIQPPGPQVVCSPSCRPLQYFELFFTRSVLQTIVDHTNIYAAQNFKRGENQWRDTSVQEFKSFLAMVIYMGLLKCSSLEDYWKTSNIYRLPFPNRIMSGKRFVSISAALHLSDPKVDAANEEKKGTDEYDRLCKIKPLYQDIQEACKNSFQPFQNISIDERMVASKARNGLKQYMKNKPTKWGYKLFVLADSLSGYTWDFFVYEGKSDTKQGKGVGYDTVMRLANEKLLGSGYKLFVDNFFTSPSLFEDLLRKKIWACGTLRANRINHSKTPAPRGNIRWFRDNKLLFVEWKDRRDVLMCSTFHKAFNGDTVKRKVKGEKTGRSIKDFPVPAAVLDYNKHMGGVDLSDALIGYYKVLHKTRKWYRTFFYHFVDIAVVNAFILHKHLAKEKNEKLMTQKEFREGLCSDLAKAGSCYSEVTPSPELLHLPKYISDDGSVRRKCRMCSLKTAVVCSVCKVPLCLIATRECFNDWHESD; the protein is encoded by the exons ATGAGCGATGTGGAAGACGATATGATCGGGTCCGATGATCAATCTGATCTGGATAGTGTGGCTTCCAGTGGGAATTCTGACGAGATGACCGTCGATCCTCTACTGGATGA TGAGCTCTCAGATGCCAACAACTCAACAGAGGAGGTCTGGACTCCAGAGGTTACCCCAAAAAAGAGGAAGAGACCTTCTCCAGGAAAATCTGCTGACTCTTTTTCATCACCCGCCACTATACCAGTTGTCAAATGGAGAGGCAAGAGAAGGAGCCTGAACCGATCGCCTGCAGAGTTTCAACTAAACACCTCAGCGTTGAAGTGGAACAGCATGGATGAACCTGATGATGAGCCGCGCCAACCGGTCTTCAAACCCATCCAACCACCTGGACCACAGGTGGTCTGCAGCCCATCCTGCAGACCTCTGCAATATTTCGAATTGTTCTTTACGAGGTCGGTCCTTCAGACGATCGTTGATCATACTAACATTTACGCAGCACAAAACTTCAAAAGGGGAGAAAATCAATGGCGGGACACTTCCGTACAAGAATTTAAGTCATTCCTGGCAATGGTGATCTACATGGGGCTGCTAAAATGCTCCTCGCTAGAAGACTACTGGAAAACCTCCAACATCTACCGTCTGCCCTTCCCTAACCGAATCATGTCCGGTAAGAGATTTGTATCCATATCCGCTGCTCTGCACCTCAGTGATCCCAAAGTAGATGCAGCGAATGAAGAGAAGAAGGGAACAGATGAATACGATCGTCTGTGTAAAATCAAACCGCTGTATCAGGACATTCAAGAAGCCTGCAAGAACTCATTCCAGCCCTTTCAGAACATCTCCATCGATGAGAGAATGGTAGCATCAAAGGCTAGAAATGGACTCAAACAATATATGAAAAACAAACCGACGAAATGGGGCTACAAACTCTTTGTTCTGGCAGATTCGCTCTCTGGCTACACGTGGGACTTCTTCGTGTACGAGGGAAAGTCAGACACAAAGCAAGGCAAGGGGGTTGGCTACGATACTGTCATGAGGTTGGCAAATGAAAAGTTGTTGGGTTCTGGCTACAAGCTGTTCGTCGACAACTTTTTCACCAGCCCTTCGCTGTTCGAGGACCTCCTGAGAAAGAAGATTTGGGCTTGTGGGACTCTTCGTGCAAACAGGATAAACCACTCGAAAACACCAGCTCCTCGTGGCAACATACGCTGGTTCAGAGATAACAAACTTCTGTTCGTCGAGTGGAAGGACAGAAGAGACGTGCTGATGTGCTCCACCTTTCATAAAGCATTCAATGGTGACACAGTGAAGAGGAAGGTGAAGGGAGAGAAAACAGGTCGGAGCATCAAGGACTTCCCGGTTCCAGCTGCCGTGCTGGACTACAATAA GCACATGGGTGGAGTGGATCTGTCTGACGCACTCATTGGATATTACAAAGTTCTACATAAAACAAGAAAGTGGTATCGGACCTTCTTCTACCACTTTGTGGACATTGCTGTGGTAAACGCCTTCATTTTACATAAGCACTTGGCCAAGGAAAAGAACGAGAAGCTGATGACCCAGAAGGAGTTCCGGGAGGGTCTATGCTCAGATCTCGCGAAAGCAGGCAGTTGTTACTCTGAAGTTACTCCTTCTCCTGAACTTTTACACCTGCCCAAGTACATCAGTGATGATGGCTCTGTAAGGCGGAAATGCAGAATGTGCTCCCTCAAAACGGCAGTCGTGTGTTCTGTTTGCAAAGTGCCATTGTGCCTTATTGCCACACGTGAATGTTTTAACGACTGGCATGAATCTGATTAG
- the LOC130548923 gene encoding piggyBac transposable element-derived protein 4-like isoform X2, producing the protein MNRMRLSDDVSSSDDDVSPAISPRKRKISVSPSPAKSNRSASPASAGSGKGSVKKKSIKRSLSFSVDMSNDKWHSADEPDIEPTQQQFRPLRTPGPQVISTASYSPLQFFELFFSSRVMQKIIEHSNAYGAKCLSSKRQSWRDISWEDFKSFLALIIYMGLVKCFNLTDYWKKSDIYSLPYPVQVMSCRRFLAISSALHLSDPEEDAENEKKKGTAGYDRLFKIKPLYKDIKEACQTYFHPFQNISVDERMVASKARNGLKQYMKNKPTKWGYKLFVLADSLSGYTWDFFVYEGKSDTKQGKGVGYDTVMRLVNEKSLGTGYKLYVDNFYTTPMLFRDLLSKKILACGTVRANRIGRSTTAAPRGNIRWFRDDNLLLVEWKDRRNVLLCSTFHKAFNGDKVKRKVKGGDGVWTEEEFTVPPAVLDYNKHMGGVDLSDALIGYYTVLHKTRKWYRTFFYHFVDIAVVNAFILHQHVARSKNQKPMTQKEFREALVSELAGICPVSAPGPDYTPPNNYLNNFPKKSPNNSHLPKYISGDSTLGRRLCKLCHLKTPVKCVSCDVSLCFVAKRQCFTQWHKSGNYM; encoded by the exons atgaaccgcatgcg ACTTTCAGATGACGTTTCGTCGTCTGATGATGACGTGAGTCCTGCAATCAGCCCACGAAAGCGGAAGATCTCTGTTTCACCGTCTCCAGCAAAATCTAATAGATCTGCTTCGCCTGCCTCTGCGGGCAGTGGGAAAGGAAGCGTCAAGAAAAAGAGCATCAAGCGGTCATTGTCGTTTTCTGTAGACATGTCAAATGATAAGTGGCATAGTGCGGATGAGCCTGATATCGAGCCGACTCAACAGCAATTCAGACCCCTCCGAACACCCGGCCCGCAGGTGATCTCTACTGCATCCTACAGTCCTCTGCAGTTTTTTGAATTATTCTTTTCATCAAGAGTAATGCAGAAAATTATAGAGCACTCTAATGCCTACGGGGCCAAGTGTCTGTCTTCGAAGCGACAATCATGGCGGGACATTTCTTGGGAAGACTTCAAGTCGTTCTTGGCGCTCATCATCTACATGGGTCTGGTCAAGTGCTTCAACCTCACAGACTACTGGAAGAAATCTGACATCTACAGTCTGCCGTATCCTGTACAAGTGATGTCTTGTAGGAGATTTCTAGCCATATCCAGCGCTCTTCACCTCAGTGACCCTGAAGAAGATGCAGAGAATGAAAAGAAGAAGGGAACGGCTGGATATGACCGTCTGTTTAAGATCAAACCGCTGTATAAGGACATTAAAGAGGCCTGCCAAACTTACTTTCATCCATTTCAGAACATCTCCGTCGATGAGAGAATGGTAGCATCAAAGGCTAGAAATGGACTCAAACAATATATGAAAAACAAACCGACGAAATGGGGCTACAAACTCTTTGTTCTGGCAGATTCGCTCTCTGGCTACACGTGGGACTTCTTCGTGTACGAGGGAAAGTCAGACACAAAGCAAGGCAAGGGGGTTGGCTACGATACTGTCATGAGGTTGGTGAATGAAAAGTCATTGGGCACTGGATACAAGCTGTATGTTGACAACTTTTACACCACCCCCATGCTGTTCAGGGACCTCCTGAGTAAGAAGATTTTGGCTTGTGGGACAGTTCGAGCAAACCGGATCGGACGCTCAACAACAGCAGCTCCTCGAGGCAACATACGCTGGTTCAGAGACGACAATCTCCTGTTGGTCGAGTGGAAGGACAGAAGAAACGTCCTGCTGTGCTCCACCTTTCATAAAGCATTCAATGGGGACAAAGTGAAGAGGAAGGTGAAGGGAGGCGATGGAGTTTGGACCGAAGAAGAATTCACGGTTCCGCCTGCAGTGCTGGACTACAATAA GCACATGGGTGGAGTGGATCTGTCTGACGCACTCATTGGATATTACACAGTTCTGCATAAAACGAGAAAGTGGTATCGGACCTTCTTTTACCACTTTGTGGACATTGCTGTGGTAAACGCCTTCATTTTACATCAGCACGTTGCCAGGTCGAAGAACCAGAAGCCGATGACGCAGAAGGAGTTTCGGGAGGCTCTTGTTTCAGAGCTGGCAGGAATATGTCCTGTTTCTGCCCCTGGTCCAGATTACACCCCTCCTAACaattatttgaataattttcCCAAGAAATCTCCCAATAATTCTCACCTGCCAAAGTACATATCTGGCGACAGCACCCTTGGAAGGCGCTTGTGCAAATTGTGCCACCTTAAAACTCCAGTTAAATGTGTCTCCTGTGATGTGAGTCTGTGCTTTGTTGCCAAGCGTCAGTGTTTCACTCAATGGCATAAATCTGGTAATTATATGTAG
- the LOC130548923 gene encoding piggyBac transposable element-derived protein 4-like isoform X1, with amino-acid sequence MSPRKKVKVGENNVESQKTVNDVEEEHDMLSECEDLSENESVVSSGEEMVFDKLSDDVSSSDDDVSPAISPRKRKISVSPSPAKSNRSASPASAGSGKGSVKKKSIKRSLSFSVDMSNDKWHSADEPDIEPTQQQFRPLRTPGPQVISTASYSPLQFFELFFSSRVMQKIIEHSNAYGAKCLSSKRQSWRDISWEDFKSFLALIIYMGLVKCFNLTDYWKKSDIYSLPYPVQVMSCRRFLAISSALHLSDPEEDAENEKKKGTAGYDRLFKIKPLYKDIKEACQTYFHPFQNISVDERMVASKARNGLKQYMKNKPTKWGYKLFVLADSLSGYTWDFFVYEGKSDTKQGKGVGYDTVMRLVNEKSLGTGYKLYVDNFYTTPMLFRDLLSKKILACGTVRANRIGRSTTAAPRGNIRWFRDDNLLLVEWKDRRNVLLCSTFHKAFNGDKVKRKVKGGDGVWTEEEFTVPPAVLDYNKHMGGVDLSDALIGYYTVLHKTRKWYRTFFYHFVDIAVVNAFILHQHVARSKNQKPMTQKEFREALVSELAGICPVSAPGPDYTPPNNYLNNFPKKSPNNSHLPKYISGDSTLGRRLCKLCHLKTPVKCVSCDVSLCFVAKRQCFTQWHKSGNYM; translated from the exons ATGAGTCCACGTAAAAAGGTTAAAGTTGGTGAGAACAATGTTGAGTCCCAGAAGACAGTAAACGATGTCGAAGAAGAACACGACATGTTGAGTGAATGTGAGGATTTATCCGAGAATGAGAGCGTGGTGTCCTCAGGAGAGGAGATGGTCTTCGATAA ACTTTCAGATGACGTTTCGTCGTCTGATGATGACGTGAGTCCTGCAATCAGCCCACGAAAGCGGAAGATCTCTGTTTCACCGTCTCCAGCAAAATCTAATAGATCTGCTTCGCCTGCCTCTGCGGGCAGTGGGAAAGGAAGCGTCAAGAAAAAGAGCATCAAGCGGTCATTGTCGTTTTCTGTAGACATGTCAAATGATAAGTGGCATAGTGCGGATGAGCCTGATATCGAGCCGACTCAACAGCAATTCAGACCCCTCCGAACACCCGGCCCGCAGGTGATCTCTACTGCATCCTACAGTCCTCTGCAGTTTTTTGAATTATTCTTTTCATCAAGAGTAATGCAGAAAATTATAGAGCACTCTAATGCCTACGGGGCCAAGTGTCTGTCTTCGAAGCGACAATCATGGCGGGACATTTCTTGGGAAGACTTCAAGTCGTTCTTGGCGCTCATCATCTACATGGGTCTGGTCAAGTGCTTCAACCTCACAGACTACTGGAAGAAATCTGACATCTACAGTCTGCCGTATCCTGTACAAGTGATGTCTTGTAGGAGATTTCTAGCCATATCCAGCGCTCTTCACCTCAGTGACCCTGAAGAAGATGCAGAGAATGAAAAGAAGAAGGGAACGGCTGGATATGACCGTCTGTTTAAGATCAAACCGCTGTATAAGGACATTAAAGAGGCCTGCCAAACTTACTTTCATCCATTTCAGAACATCTCCGTCGATGAGAGAATGGTAGCATCAAAGGCTAGAAATGGACTCAAACAATATATGAAAAACAAACCGACGAAATGGGGCTACAAACTCTTTGTTCTGGCAGATTCGCTCTCTGGCTACACGTGGGACTTCTTCGTGTACGAGGGAAAGTCAGACACAAAGCAAGGCAAGGGGGTTGGCTACGATACTGTCATGAGGTTGGTGAATGAAAAGTCATTGGGCACTGGATACAAGCTGTATGTTGACAACTTTTACACCACCCCCATGCTGTTCAGGGACCTCCTGAGTAAGAAGATTTTGGCTTGTGGGACAGTTCGAGCAAACCGGATCGGACGCTCAACAACAGCAGCTCCTCGAGGCAACATACGCTGGTTCAGAGACGACAATCTCCTGTTGGTCGAGTGGAAGGACAGAAGAAACGTCCTGCTGTGCTCCACCTTTCATAAAGCATTCAATGGGGACAAAGTGAAGAGGAAGGTGAAGGGAGGCGATGGAGTTTGGACCGAAGAAGAATTCACGGTTCCGCCTGCAGTGCTGGACTACAATAA GCACATGGGTGGAGTGGATCTGTCTGACGCACTCATTGGATATTACACAGTTCTGCATAAAACGAGAAAGTGGTATCGGACCTTCTTTTACCACTTTGTGGACATTGCTGTGGTAAACGCCTTCATTTTACATCAGCACGTTGCCAGGTCGAAGAACCAGAAGCCGATGACGCAGAAGGAGTTTCGGGAGGCTCTTGTTTCAGAGCTGGCAGGAATATGTCCTGTTTCTGCCCCTGGTCCAGATTACACCCCTCCTAACaattatttgaataattttcCCAAGAAATCTCCCAATAATTCTCACCTGCCAAAGTACATATCTGGCGACAGCACCCTTGGAAGGCGCTTGTGCAAATTGTGCCACCTTAAAACTCCAGTTAAATGTGTCTCCTGTGATGTGAGTCTGTGCTTTGTTGCCAAGCGTCAGTGTTTCACTCAATGGCATAAATCTGGTAATTATATGTAG